A single Desulfobaculum bizertense DSM 18034 DNA region contains:
- a CDS encoding iron-containing alcohol dehydrogenase — protein MAVQENVSGFFIPSVTLIGIGASKEIPSRIRSLGGKKPLLVTDKGITSVGITQQIVDLLKEQDMDCVVYDETVPNPTDHNVEEGLKVYRDADCDSIITLGGGSSHDCGKGIGLVASNGGCIHDYEGIDKASKPMPPYVAVNTTAGTGSEMTRFAVITDTSRKVKMAIADWRVTPGIALDDPLLMVGMPPSLTAATGMDALTHAVEAYVSTAATPLTDACAEKAIKLIASSLRRAVANGQDIQAREDMCYAQYLAGMAFNNASLGHVHAMAHQLGGFYNLPHGECNAILLPYVEKFNLIANLDRFAEMAEWMGENTHGMSARKAAELCLEAIKTLSRDVNIPTSITELGKRYGKDVRSEDIPTMAENAQKDVCVLTNPRKLTLNDVQNIYAEAL, from the coding sequence ATGGCAGTGCAGGAAAACGTAAGCGGTTTCTTTATTCCTAGTGTAACTCTCATCGGTATTGGTGCATCCAAGGAAATTCCCTCTCGCATTCGTTCTCTTGGTGGGAAGAAGCCTCTGCTGGTCACGGACAAGGGTATCACCTCCGTGGGTATTACCCAGCAGATCGTTGATCTTTTGAAGGAACAGGACATGGACTGCGTTGTCTATGACGAAACCGTTCCGAATCCGACTGACCATAACGTCGAGGAAGGCCTCAAGGTCTATCGCGACGCGGACTGCGATTCCATCATCACCCTTGGTGGTGGCAGCTCCCATGACTGTGGCAAGGGCATTGGCCTTGTCGCTTCCAATGGTGGATGCATCCACGACTACGAAGGCATCGACAAGGCAAGCAAGCCCATGCCCCCGTATGTTGCGGTCAATACCACCGCTGGTACTGGTTCCGAGATGACCCGCTTTGCGGTCATTACAGATACTTCCCGTAAGGTGAAAATGGCTATTGCTGACTGGCGCGTCACTCCGGGCATTGCCCTTGACGATCCGCTGCTCATGGTCGGCATGCCGCCCTCACTTACGGCTGCAACAGGTATGGACGCTCTGACCCACGCTGTCGAAGCATATGTTTCCACTGCGGCCACTCCTCTGACGGATGCTTGTGCCGAAAAGGCTATCAAGCTCATTGCCTCGTCCTTGCGTCGCGCAGTCGCAAATGGACAAGACATCCAGGCCCGTGAAGACATGTGTTACGCCCAGTACCTGGCTGGTATGGCTTTCAATAATGCCAGCCTGGGCCACGTACACGCCATGGCACATCAGCTCGGTGGATTCTACAATCTGCCGCACGGCGAATGTAATGCCATCCTCCTCCCGTACGTTGAGAAGTTCAACCTGATTGCAAATCTTGATCGCTTCGCAGAAATGGCAGAATGGATGGGAGAAAACACCCACGGCATGTCTGCACGCAAGGCCGCAGAACTCTGCCTCGAAGCAATCAAGACTCTGTCTCGTGATGTAAACATTCCAACGAGCATTACCGAACTCGGCAAACGCTATGGAAAGGATGTGCGCTCCGAAGACATTCCAACAATGGCAGAAAATGCCCAGAAAGACGTTTGCGTGCTGACCAACCCACGCAAGCTGACCCTGAACGATGTCCAAAACATCTATGCTGAAGCTCTGTAA
- a CDS encoding iron-containing alcohol dehydrogenase codes for MAVREEVNGFFIPSVTLVGIGAHKEIPARIKALGGKKPLLVTDKGITAIGITKQIVDLLKDNGMDCVVYDDTVPNPTDTNVAEGVKAYQDHKCDSLITLGGGSSHDCGKGVGLVVANGGKIHDYEGIDKSSNPMPPYVAVNTTAGTGSEMTRFCIITDTSRKVKMAIVDWRVTPGIALDDPLLMMGMPPALTAATGMDALTHAVEAYVSTAATPLTDACAQKAISLIAHNLRRAVANGQDIEAREAMCYAQYLAGMAFNNASLGHVHAMAHQLGGFYDLPHGECNAILLPHVEKYNLIACVDQFAEMATWMGEDITGMSKRDAAEVFIESIRTLSKDVGIPATISELGTRYGKKVSPKDIEIMTQNAQKDACSLTNPRRPTDREVHRIYEEAF; via the coding sequence ATGGCAGTACGCGAAGAAGTTAACGGTTTCTTTATTCCTAGCGTGACTCTGGTGGGTATTGGTGCACACAAGGAAATTCCTGCTCGCATCAAGGCTCTCGGTGGCAAGAAGCCCCTGTTAGTGACGGACAAGGGCATCACAGCGATTGGAATCACGAAGCAGATTGTTGATTTGTTGAAGGATAATGGTATGGACTGTGTTGTGTATGATGACACAGTGCCGAATCCGACCGACACAAACGTTGCTGAAGGCGTCAAGGCCTATCAGGACCACAAGTGCGATTCGCTCATCACACTTGGCGGCGGCAGCTCACATGACTGCGGCAAAGGTGTTGGCCTGGTTGTCGCCAATGGCGGCAAGATTCACGATTACGAAGGCATTGATAAATCCTCGAACCCGATGCCTCCCTACGTTGCAGTGAACACCACGGCAGGTACTGGCTCCGAAATGACCCGCTTCTGCATCATTACGGACACCAGCCGCAAGGTGAAAATGGCAATCGTTGACTGGCGCGTTACTCCTGGCATTGCATTGGATGACCCACTTTTGATGATGGGCATGCCCCCGGCGCTGACCGCAGCTACTGGCATGGATGCCCTGACTCACGCTGTTGAGGCCTATGTGTCTACAGCAGCAACCCCGCTGACCGACGCCTGCGCACAGAAAGCAATCAGCCTGATTGCACACAATCTGCGCCGCGCGGTCGCAAATGGCCAGGATATAGAGGCTCGTGAGGCAATGTGTTATGCCCAGTACCTGGCTGGCATGGCTTTCAATAACGCCAGCCTTGGCCACGTACACGCAATGGCACATCAGCTCGGTGGATTCTACGATCTGCCCCATGGCGAATGCAACGCCATCCTGTTGCCTCACGTTGAGAAATACAACCTTATTGCATGTGTTGACCAATTCGCTGAGATGGCTACCTGGATGGGAGAGGACATCACAGGTATGTCGAAGCGAGACGCGGCAGAAGTCTTCATCGAATCGATCCGGACGCTGTCGAAGGACGTTGGCATTCCGGCGACCATTTCCGAACTCGGAACCCGTTATGGCAAGAAGGTATCCCCCAAGGATATCGAAATCATGACGCAGAACGCCCAGAAGGATGCCTGTTCTTTGACCAATCCCCGCCGTCCAACCGACCGGGAGGTTCACCGGATTTACGAAGAAGCCTTCTAA
- a CDS encoding 4Fe-4S dicluster domain-containing protein, which produces MEPVRVNSSYDREFVDEVERKSGQVLSHCYQCGKCTAGCPVDFAYDIPVSQIMRLLQAGQRDRVLKSRSIWLCASCETCTARCPNDIDVARIMDTLRNIAGKEGIVAEKDIRKFWECFLDSVKKHGRIFEIGLMTAWMTRTGRLLANADLGPSVLLKGKMSFKPEDIQGREEIQKIFERYEQENA; this is translated from the coding sequence ATGGAACCAGTCAGAGTAAACAGCTCATATGACCGGGAGTTTGTGGACGAAGTTGAACGTAAAAGTGGCCAGGTGCTCTCGCACTGTTACCAGTGTGGCAAGTGTACAGCTGGTTGCCCCGTTGACTTTGCTTATGACATTCCCGTCAGCCAGATTATGCGGCTTCTTCAGGCCGGTCAGCGCGACCGAGTTCTGAAATCCCGCTCGATCTGGCTTTGTGCGTCCTGCGAGACCTGCACGGCGCGCTGCCCCAACGACATCGATGTGGCCCGCATTATGGACACCTTGCGTAACATCGCAGGCAAGGAAGGCATTGTCGCAGAAAAAGATATTCGCAAGTTCTGGGAATGCTTCCTCGACTCCGTAAAGAAACACGGACGCATCTTCGAAATCGGACTCATGACAGCGTGGATGACGCGTACAGGCCGCCTGCTCGCAAACGCCGACCTTGGACCGTCGGTCCTGCTCAAGGGCAAAATGTCCTTTAAGCCGGAAGACATTCAGGGACGTGAGGAAATCCAGAAGATTTTCGAACGTTACGAACAGGAGAACGCATAA
- a CDS encoding CoB--CoM heterodisulfide reductase iron-sulfur subunit B family protein translates to MSRIAYYPGCSNKGSSIEYEISTQAVCERLGVGLEEIPNWSCCGSTPAHAVDPALSAALTGRNIMLAGQMGHKKIATPCPSCLKNLRSTQHKLQNDEFRARVEKLVDGSIPTDIDSRSVLQIIFEEIGPEELKSRTVKPLKGLKVAPYYGCMLNRPEELMDFGDSENPMALDLLMEALGAEVVQFPLKTECCGASVAMTRKKVVTTLSGRILDTAAAFGADAVVTACPLCQMNLDMRQGQINRANKSHHRMPVFYYTQLIGLALGLDEKLLALDKLYVSPDRVLKNMGKQTAEAAAAR, encoded by the coding sequence ATGAGTCGAATCGCCTACTACCCCGGTTGCTCCAACAAAGGATCATCCATAGAGTACGAAATCTCCACCCAGGCTGTTTGCGAACGGCTTGGCGTTGGACTTGAAGAAATTCCTAACTGGAGCTGTTGTGGTTCCACGCCAGCACACGCCGTGGACCCCGCACTTTCCGCTGCCCTGACAGGACGAAACATCATGCTTGCTGGCCAGATGGGCCACAAGAAAATTGCAACTCCGTGCCCGAGCTGTCTCAAAAACCTGCGCTCGACCCAGCACAAGTTGCAGAATGATGAATTCCGTGCCCGTGTGGAAAAGCTTGTTGATGGCTCTATCCCCACAGACATTGATTCTCGATCCGTCCTCCAGATTATCTTTGAAGAGATTGGTCCAGAAGAACTGAAATCCCGCACGGTCAAGCCCCTCAAAGGCCTGAAAGTTGCCCCCTATTATGGGTGTATGCTCAACCGTCCAGAAGAGCTGATGGATTTTGGTGATTCGGAAAATCCGATGGCGCTTGATCTTCTCATGGAGGCCCTTGGGGCCGAAGTCGTCCAGTTCCCGCTCAAGACCGAGTGTTGTGGTGCATCCGTTGCCATGACTCGCAAAAAGGTCGTGACCACGCTTTCTGGACGCATTCTGGATACGGCTGCGGCCTTTGGTGCCGATGCAGTCGTCACAGCCTGCCCACTGTGTCAGATGAACCTCGACATGCGGCAGGGTCAGATTAACAGAGCCAACAAGTCCCACCACAGAATGCCCGTATTCTATTACACCCAGCTCATTGGGCTGGCCCTTGGCCTCGACGAAAAGCTTCTCGCTCTCGACAAGCTCTACGTCAGCCCAGACCGGGTGCTCAAAAACATGGGAAAGCAGACTGCGGAAGCGGCTGCGGCTCGCTAG
- a CDS encoding CoB--CoM heterodisulfide reductase iron-sulfur subunit A family protein: MRIGVFVCHCGSNIAGTVDTKQVAEAARSFPEVVFATDTMYTCSEPGQESIVEAVKEHQLDGVVVASCSPRMHEATFRKTVERAGLNRYMFEMANIREHVSWIGKDMEANTNKAIDLVMMAVSKLRNDRPLQSSQFDVTHKVMVIGGGVAGIQAALDCADAGLDVVLVEKTQSIGGKMSKLDKTFPTIDCSSCILGPRMVEIAQHPKITLYALSEVDKVDGYVGNFDVQIRKKASYVDWNKCTGCGLCTEKCPAKKTDDPFNEHLAPTTAINIPFPQAIPKKAAINPDYCIKLTKGKCGVCAKVCPSDAIDYSQKDEIITEKVGAIIAATGFDLFDWTVYGEYGAGRYPDVITSLQFERMLSASGPTGGHIKRPSDGKTPKDIVFIQCVGSRDPSVGRPYCSGFCCMYTAKQTILAKDHLPESQSYVFYMDIRAPGKAYDEFVRRAQEEYGANYIRGRVSKIYPSGDKLIVRGADTLLGSQVEVEADMVVLAVGAEAATGASELAEKLRISYDSYGFYMEGHPKLRPVETNTAGVFLAGSCQGPKDIPSSVAQGSAAAGKVLGLLSKDKLESDPQVSSVNMTRCVGCGKCAKTCPFGAIEMIEFRGQIKASVIETVCQGCGICTSTCPQGAIQLSHFTDNQILAEVDALCQF; encoded by the coding sequence ATGAGAATCGGAGTATTCGTGTGCCACTGTGGCAGCAACATCGCTGGCACTGTGGACACCAAACAAGTCGCCGAGGCTGCCCGGAGTTTTCCGGAAGTCGTCTTCGCCACAGATACCATGTACACCTGTTCCGAACCCGGACAGGAATCCATTGTGGAAGCAGTCAAGGAACACCAGCTTGATGGTGTTGTCGTTGCTTCCTGTTCACCCCGCATGCACGAAGCCACATTCCGCAAGACTGTGGAGCGCGCCGGGCTGAACCGCTACATGTTTGAAATGGCAAACATCCGCGAACACGTTTCGTGGATTGGCAAAGATATGGAAGCCAACACCAACAAGGCTATTGACCTTGTGATGATGGCTGTTTCGAAGTTGCGTAATGACCGCCCGCTCCAGTCCAGCCAGTTTGACGTGACCCATAAGGTCATGGTCATTGGCGGTGGTGTTGCTGGCATTCAGGCTGCGCTCGACTGTGCTGACGCTGGCCTCGATGTTGTTCTGGTCGAAAAGACCCAGAGCATCGGTGGCAAGATGTCTAAACTCGACAAAACTTTCCCAACCATTGACTGTTCAAGCTGCATTCTTGGACCACGTATGGTTGAGATTGCCCAGCACCCCAAAATTACGCTCTATGCCCTGTCCGAAGTAGACAAGGTAGACGGGTACGTCGGCAACTTCGACGTTCAGATCCGCAAAAAAGCAAGCTACGTTGACTGGAACAAATGTACGGGCTGTGGTCTGTGTACTGAAAAGTGCCCGGCCAAAAAGACCGACGACCCCTTCAACGAGCACCTTGCCCCCACAACGGCAATCAACATTCCGTTCCCTCAGGCTATCCCCAAAAAGGCAGCCATCAACCCTGATTACTGTATCAAGTTGACCAAGGGAAAATGCGGTGTCTGCGCAAAGGTCTGTCCTTCCGACGCTATTGACTACAGCCAGAAAGACGAAATCATCACCGAAAAAGTCGGCGCCATCATTGCCGCTACCGGTTTTGATCTCTTCGACTGGACTGTCTATGGCGAATACGGTGCAGGCCGCTATCCTGATGTTATCACCTCTCTCCAGTTCGAACGCATGCTCTCGGCTTCTGGCCCGACGGGCGGGCACATCAAGCGCCCCTCTGATGGCAAGACGCCAAAAGACATTGTCTTTATTCAGTGCGTTGGTTCCAGAGATCCTTCTGTTGGCCGCCCCTACTGCTCTGGCTTCTGCTGCATGTACACGGCAAAACAGACTATTCTGGCAAAAGACCATCTGCCGGAGTCCCAGTCCTACGTCTTCTACATGGACATCCGTGCCCCAGGAAAGGCCTATGATGAGTTTGTCCGCCGTGCTCAGGAAGAATACGGAGCAAACTACATCCGAGGCCGCGTCTCCAAGATTTACCCCAGCGGAGACAAACTGATTGTCCGTGGCGCGGACACCCTGCTTGGTTCTCAGGTTGAGGTCGAAGCTGACATGGTTGTTTTGGCCGTTGGTGCCGAAGCAGCAACAGGTGCTTCTGAACTCGCCGAAAAGCTGCGTATTTCCTACGACAGCTATGGCTTCTACATGGAAGGCCATCCCAAGCTGCGCCCAGTTGAAACAAATACGGCTGGCGTTTTCCTCGCAGGTTCCTGTCAGGGTCCCAAGGACATTCCGTCCTCTGTTGCCCAGGGCAGTGCCGCTGCGGGTAAAGTTCTTGGACTCCTTTCCAAGGATAAGCTCGAAAGCGATCCTCAGGTCTCAAGCGTCAACATGACCCGCTGCGTTGGCTGCGGTAAATGCGCAAAGACCTGTCCGTTTGGTGCTATCGAAATGATCGAATTCCGTGGCCAGATCAAAGCATCTGTCATTGAAACGGTCTGTCAGGGCTGTGGTATTTGCACATCCACCTGCCCGCAGGGTGCCATTCAGCTTTCGCACTTCACAGATAACCAGATTCTCGCAGAGGTCGATGCCTTATGCCAGTTTTAG
- a CDS encoding hydrogenase iron-sulfur subunit: MPVLEGKERRIVGFLCNWCSYGGADTAGIGRFTQPTDLRIIRVPCSGRMNPLFVVKALLSGADGVLVSGCHPNDCHYSEGNFYARRRLELLKSFLPIIGIDPARFEYTWVSASEGQRWQEVVTKFTEQIHELGPIPTFEAGEVAKELAKFQAMAQASMPVEEKETQSA, encoded by the coding sequence ATGCCAGTTTTAGAAGGTAAAGAACGACGCATCGTTGGGTTCCTGTGCAACTGGTGCTCATACGGCGGTGCAGATACTGCTGGTATTGGCCGGTTCACTCAGCCAACTGACTTGCGTATTATCCGAGTTCCCTGCTCCGGCAGAATGAACCCACTCTTTGTTGTTAAGGCACTTTTGAGCGGTGCTGACGGTGTTCTCGTTTCTGGCTGCCATCCCAATGACTGCCATTATTCCGAGGGCAACTTCTATGCCCGTCGCCGTCTTGAGCTGCTCAAGTCGTTCCTGCCCATCATTGGCATTGACCCCGCACGCTTTGAGTACACATGGGTCTCCGCGTCCGAGGGCCAGCGCTGGCAGGAAGTTGTGACCAAGTTCACCGAACAGATTCACGAGCTTGGCCCCATTCCGACATTTGAAGCCGGAGAAGTTGCCAAGGAACTTGCCAAGTTCCAGGCAATGGCCCAGGCAAGCATGCCTGTGGAAGAAAAGGAGACGCAAAGTGCCTAG
- a CDS encoding 4Fe-4S dicluster domain-containing protein — MPSSAELKEMLRKALPDLDLIIAWGKGRDALHASPLFIRKEEDLEDLVLGPSCVHNLARYLPDLKGKKVGIVVKGCDSRTVIELLQEDLISREDLTIFGFHCDGVVSTAKLQHLLDGAQVDKIEMDGTTVHATCGDKVHDFPREQVAADKCLTCAYPDALISDEFAGSKAPAEGTDPEARCKTLEELEDMSLEERFQFWEKEMSRCLRCYACRNSCPLCVCRDHCAADSREPHWISQDDSPREKLMFQIMHVFHTAGRCTECGECERACPVGIPLLSLRQKMNREVKRIFDYEAGTDIEATPPLLCFKKEEENIKERSW, encoded by the coding sequence GTGCCTAGCTCTGCCGAACTGAAAGAAATGCTGCGCAAGGCGCTGCCCGACCTCGACCTCATCATTGCATGGGGCAAAGGCCGTGATGCACTGCACGCCTCGCCGCTGTTTATCCGTAAAGAAGAGGACCTTGAGGACCTCGTGCTTGGACCGAGCTGTGTCCACAACCTCGCCCGTTACCTCCCCGACCTGAAAGGGAAAAAAGTTGGTATCGTGGTAAAGGGCTGTGACAGCCGCACCGTGATTGAGCTGCTCCAGGAAGACCTGATCTCCCGTGAAGACCTCACCATTTTCGGTTTCCACTGTGATGGTGTTGTCTCCACTGCAAAACTCCAGCACCTTCTGGACGGCGCACAGGTCGACAAAATCGAAATGGACGGCACAACGGTACACGCCACCTGTGGCGACAAAGTCCATGACTTCCCCCGCGAGCAGGTTGCCGCAGACAAATGTCTGACCTGTGCCTACCCGGACGCCCTGATTTCCGACGAATTCGCCGGAAGCAAGGCCCCAGCCGAAGGCACTGACCCGGAAGCCCGCTGCAAGACTCTGGAAGAGCTTGAGGACATGAGCCTCGAAGAACGCTTCCAGTTCTGGGAAAAAGAGATGTCCCGCTGCCTTCGCTGCTACGCTTGCCGTAACTCCTGTCCGCTCTGCGTCTGCCGCGACCACTGCGCCGCAGACAGCCGCGAGCCGCACTGGATCAGCCAGGATGATTCTCCTCGCGAAAAACTGATGTTCCAGATCATGCACGTCTTCCACACCGCAGGCCGTTGCACGGAATGTGGCGAATGCGAACGCGCTTGTCCTGTAGGCATCCCGCTTCTGTCCCTGCGTCAGAAGATGAATCGCGAAGTGAAGCGCATCTTTGATTATGAGGCAGGTACCGACATTGAAGCAACGCCGCCGCTGCTCTGCTTCAAGAAGGAAGAAGAAAACATCAAGGAAAGGAGCTGGTAA
- a CDS encoding 4Fe-4S dicluster domain-containing protein codes for MSTAKFLSTENLGPWLEKLSEKRRVVAPVKENDAVVFRPYSTDATLCLEKVSTVSPKGILFPRSEPLMAFRYVKDPENPGQVKLDVQETVKAEPTVIVGARPCDVAGFKVIDRVYTDPEHTDKYYAARRDKAAFVVLACTQPDSSCFCNWVGGDPAGTDGVDVLLTPVTGGYVADAISPLGQELVDTEHFRAADDTDLADAKAAHKAAREALGEKTDLSNIQEKVLDLFEDEDFWTDITSKCLSCGACSYVCPTCYCFNITDESKGNVGTRIRSWDNCMSALFTLEGSGHNPRAGKLKRFRNRVGHKFSYYPEDHDGALACVGCGRCVRSCPVGMDIREILKKALKSEPAAKEAVND; via the coding sequence ATGTCTACAGCCAAGTTCCTCAGCACAGAAAACCTCGGTCCCTGGCTTGAAAAGCTTTCTGAAAAGCGCCGTGTTGTTGCTCCGGTCAAAGAAAACGACGCCGTTGTTTTCCGCCCCTACAGCACCGACGCCACGCTTTGCCTTGAGAAAGTCAGCACGGTTTCTCCAAAAGGAATCCTGTTCCCTCGCAGCGAACCGCTTATGGCATTCCGCTATGTGAAGGACCCGGAAAATCCCGGACAGGTCAAACTGGACGTTCAGGAAACTGTCAAAGCTGAGCCAACTGTCATTGTGGGCGCCCGCCCCTGTGACGTCGCAGGATTCAAGGTCATTGACCGTGTCTACACAGACCCGGAACATACCGACAAATACTATGCTGCACGCCGCGACAAAGCCGCGTTTGTGGTTCTTGCCTGCACGCAGCCTGACTCTTCCTGCTTCTGCAACTGGGTTGGTGGCGACCCGGCAGGCACCGACGGTGTCGATGTTCTGCTGACCCCCGTTACTGGCGGCTATGTTGCAGACGCCATTTCTCCCCTTGGTCAGGAGCTGGTCGACACGGAGCACTTCCGTGCGGCTGACGACACAGACCTTGCTGACGCCAAAGCTGCCCACAAGGCCGCACGCGAAGCTCTGGGAGAAAAAACAGATCTCTCCAATATTCAGGAAAAAGTTCTTGATCTCTTTGAGGACGAAGACTTCTGGACCGACATCACCTCAAAATGCCTGAGCTGTGGTGCCTGCTCCTACGTCTGCCCGACCTGCTACTGCTTCAACATCACTGATGAAAGCAAGGGCAACGTTGGCACTCGTATCCGCTCCTGGGATAACTGTATGTCCGCACTCTTCACCCTCGAAGGCAGTGGACACAACCCCAGAGCTGGCAAGCTGAAACGTTTCCGCAACAGAGTTGGACACAAATTCTCCTACTATCCGGAAGATCATGATGGCGCTCTTGCCTGTGTTGGCTGTGGCCGCTGCGTACGGAGCTGCCCGGTTGGCATGGACATCCGCGAGATTCTCAAAAAAGCGCTGAAGAGCGAGCCTGCCGCAAAGGAGGCCGTCAATGACTAG
- a CDS encoding FAD/NAD(P)-binding protein: MTSNPEQKMKNLYLPEMATVQEVIEETGNIKTFRVTLNNPERMKNFHFEPGQVGQLSVFGVGEATFVINSSPTRMDYLQFSVMRVGEVTTRLHQLKAGDQIGVRAPLGNFFPYEDMKGKDILFIGGGIGMAPMRTLLMYMLDNRKDYGKISLLYGARSPQDMAFKADLPDWLEREDMHTVLTIDREAENWDHEVGLIPNVLQEKMDATPKNTVAITCGPPIMIKFTIQALKKLGFEDEQIITTLERRMKCGVGLCGRCNLGSKYVCVHGPVFSYAELKDLPADM, translated from the coding sequence ATGACTAGTAATCCTGAACAGAAGATGAAGAACCTCTACCTCCCTGAAATGGCAACAGTTCAGGAAGTGATTGAGGAAACCGGAAACATCAAAACGTTCCGCGTCACCCTGAATAACCCGGAGCGCATGAAGAATTTCCACTTCGAGCCGGGTCAGGTTGGACAGCTTTCTGTTTTTGGCGTTGGTGAAGCAACTTTTGTTATCAACTCCTCCCCGACCAGAATGGACTACCTCCAGTTCTCGGTCATGCGAGTTGGCGAAGTGACCACCCGCCTGCACCAGCTCAAGGCTGGCGACCAGATTGGTGTTCGCGCACCTCTGGGGAATTTCTTCCCCTATGAGGACATGAAAGGAAAAGACATCCTGTTCATCGGTGGTGGTATCGGTATGGCTCCCATGCGTACCCTGCTTATGTACATGCTGGATAATCGTAAGGATTACGGCAAAATCTCTCTGCTGTACGGTGCTCGCAGCCCTCAGGACATGGCCTTCAAGGCTGACCTTCCTGACTGGCTGGAGCGCGAAGACATGCACACCGTCCTGACCATCGACCGCGAGGCCGAGAACTGGGACCACGAGGTTGGCCTGATTCCGAACGTCCTGCAGGAAAAGATGGACGCGACACCGAAAAATACGGTCGCCATCACCTGTGGACCGCCTATCATGATTAAGTTCACGATTCAGGCACTCAAAAAGCTTGGCTTCGAGGATGAGCAGATCATCACGACACTGGAACGCCGCATGAAATGCGGTGTTGGCCTGTGTGGTCGCTGCAACCTCGGTTCCAAATACGTTTGCGTGCACGGCCCGGTGTTCTCTTATGCAGAACTCAAGGACCTCCCCGCAGACATGTAA